In Setaria italica strain Yugu1 chromosome IX, Setaria_italica_v2.0, whole genome shotgun sequence, the genomic stretch GGACACTCTTGCTACACCAACCaaaccttcttctttcttcttcttcttcttccagcaCTCCAAACCGATCTGCGTCAAGTTAAAaaggcaaaaaaataaaatcccaATCTGACGGCTAGCTAAGCTTCGTTTCTTCCTTCACCGATCCACGGTTCCAATCGCCTGCCCATTCTTCTTGACTAGTTGATTGCttcaggcgccgccgccccgccgccgccgcaggctaTGCGTGGGCCACGCGGCGTCAGTAGCCTAGGTGGCCCATCTCCCAGTTGAGCGTGGACGCCACCCTGTCGTGATAAGGCACGTACTCCTGCACGAAACGATTGCAGAGATCACATTAGCATGCAAGATGCAATGCATCAATTCGATGAACAGAATCTGCTGCCTGCGATCGTCACGTACCTCGAGCTTGTCCATGAGCTCCTGCGCGGTGGGCGCGAGCACGATGATGCGGCGGGCGCTGGGGTTGATGAACCCTTCCTCCACGGCCTTGTCGATGAAGGTCAGCAGCGAGTTGTAGTAGCCGTCCACGTTCAGTAGCCCGACCTGAAAAAGAGAAGCCAAACAAAATTCAGCCGAGGAGCACGCATGCAGAGAcgacggcgtcgtcggcgcTTGCAGCAGCTACGCGGCGTAGGCGTTTACCGGCTTGTGATGGATGCCCAGCTGCGCCCACGTGATGACCtcgagcagctcctccagcGTCCCATACCCTCCTGCACGCCACGCAAACGGGAACGAAACCGATGGGTCAGCGGCTTCAAAGCTCGATCCAGCACGGCACACAGCACACGCGTCCCGCCTCAGCGGTGAGCAAAGCAACCAGCAGCTCAACGCTAGCTCTCTGCTGCTCCAATTATTGGGCAAGCCACTGTGCATTATTCACTTTAATTTGTTTGGGACATGCATGTGAGGCGCTGCCACTGTGCATGGCACGAGCCACGGACTGACTCAGgccccctttggcacggctcatcccaaaacggcttcaccggtgaagccaaagccggtgagccaaaaaaactggcttcacccggcttctagttcattttagtcccggcttacaaaacggcttcacgctacagtgtctcgatttgcgtgaaataggtgaagccaaagccgaaataagccgtgccaaagagggCCTCACTGTACCGGGTAGCCTTGTGGTGCCCGACACACTGTGCTACGTAGCTGTAAACCTGCCCGAGTGCAAGTGGTATGTTCCTTTGTTTGGCACGGCAGATACGTGGACGTGCACGTCGCCTGATACCGTGAGCTGAGATCTACTACTGCTGTAGTGTAGTACTGTAGTGATAGCAGTAAAAATCCATTGCTGCATGCATGAATCTGCGAGAGAGGGTGACTGACTCACCGGGCAGCGCGATGAATGCGTCGGACTGCCGCGCCATCTCCGCCTTCCTCTGGTGCATGTCGGCCACCGGCCGCACCTCCCCGACCGTCTCGCCGCTTATCTGCCGGGATTAAAAAGAAACAATTTCACCTCCTGGTCAGATACGATTTACTGTAAGTGCTGCATGCAAAAAGAAATCTTTCTTGCCATGCCATGCCAATGATGCATAGCCTGGTCTATGTTTGGGGAATAGCATGGTATGATTGTACTCAGGGAACCGAAACTGGCCCTCTCTCGACCGTTTGGGAATGGTAAAAGGCAGAaataggagtaggagtagagttaACTAGGAGGAGGACCACACCAAGGCCAGACAGAGCATACTACATGATGTGCTCGATCAAAATGCCTTCTGGGCCACCGGGTTAATTGCACCACATACCATCCTAGAGCAGAGCTAGTAAAACTATGCTGAAAATACGTTCCACCATTTTCAGAGACTGGAACTCGAGGTCGCTAACACCTGTTCAAATCCTAGGCACAAAAACAAATCTGTGTGGCCTAAACCACCCTTCTTTCCCTGGTGCCCAGGCAGCTGAAAGGGGACGGATGATGCCACGGCAGGACTTTTGGGGGAAAGCAAAATGGTCTAAACATAAACATCCTCCGCCCGTAAAGCTGCGCTTTCCCCGCTTGTTTATCCTCACGCCAAGATCTGGGATTCGTGCCAAAAGCACGTACTAGTACTACTACCAGCTCTCGATCGCAGCCTCTGGGCGATTTGTTTTGTGCCCCAAGTGCCATGTCCCCCGGGACTCCAGCACGGGGGCGTCCAGAGCCCAAACTCCCAACCACTCCCACCCTTAaacaacaccccccccccccaaaccccCCCAGGAACCCGAGTGAGAAAGACGAGAGTGCAAACTGTCACCAGCGGTGGAGATTGGGTTTGGGGAAAGGGAACACCAGAGGGTTTTAAAACGGGATAGATAAAGGAGAACCTGGAAACCAGAGCCCGGCCCAATCCCGACGCGGCACAGGTCCCCTGTGAGTGGGAGTACCTTCAAAGAAGACCCGTGGTTGGATGATACTTCGGCCCGGGGAAAAGTTGGAATGAAAGGAGGTGTCCGCGGCTAACAATAGATTTGCATGGATCGTAAATTGCCGCAAGTCGGCGGTNNNNNNNNNNNNNNNNNNNNNNNNNNNNNNNNNNNNNNNNNNNNNNNNNNNNNNNNNNNNNNNNNNNNNNNNNNNNNNNNNNNNNNNNNNNNNNNNNNNNGGTCCTGGCAGGGGCAACGAAGCACGCCTGCCCTGGTCCACAGTTGTCTAGGTGTCCAGGCGGGTGCTCAACATCGTGAATGGGGGAGCAACCTCCGGAGCAGATGCCACATTCTAACAACAGCGTccagtcccccccccccccaacacacacacgcacacacacacaaaaaaaaaaccgtGACCGCGTGGTCATGATTTGGGTTTGGGGCCGGCCAAGACCAGGAGGCTGCGAACACAAGTCAAACAGAAGAGGTCGCGCATACTACACCCTTGCACAGTTGCACTCCCTGACAGGCCAGCTTAGCGAACTCTGGAAATTCAGAGAGCACGCTTGTCAGAGTGGTTGTCGTTCATCTACAGTGAGTGTAGTAGTAGTACGCTTAGGAGCTTGGCATTTTTTTACTAGCGGTATCAGATTTGGCGATTAAGCATTTAAGCAAGCACAACCGTGACATGCAAACGGAACAGGTAGATCAGCGTGGAGGGGGGGAGCAGACGTACCTCTGGTGTCATGAGCGTCTTGGGAATGACCCTGCGCGTGGACAGCAAcaagacaaaaaggaaaaaccGATCAGCACAGGACACACAGCCAACAAGCCACGCACACCCACGCGGAACAAACATTCTCCTGGGGATGAGGAACTCTTTCATTGCATCCATCCACGCTGCCGAGCAGCAGGCAGCTTGGACAAGTGCTTACCCGATGacgtggcggccgccgtcgtaCACGGCCTGGGAGACGAGCCCCATGAGCccgatgctgccgccgccgtacaCCAGGTCGACGCTCCGGGCCACCTGCACaccacacacacaaacacaccaTCAGTTACCGCGCGCGCGTGGGTGACAAACTTCTCGGGGGAGAGTACTATGTGCATGTGCGTGGGTGTCGTGTCCGGTGGACGCACGACGAGACTTGCGACTGTTCCTATTCCCCCGGTGCGGTCCGCGGATGTGGACCACGGGACGGGACCGTGTGCTCGGGTCCGGTGGCTGCCTGCtatgctcctgctcctgctcctgctcggctcCGCCTCACCACTGCACCTGCCTGGTTTTAGCCGCGGCCGCCTCATTATTATGGGAGCCGTGAATACGGTAGGGccccgccggctccggcgcgAGGACTGCCAGTGCCAGCACACGAGACGGGGGCGCCCGCGTTTTACTGCTGCCAACTCGCCACGGGGCGGCGCATGCAGTGGGCGCGGGCACGGCAGGGGCACCTCCGAAATTGGGAGGAGGGAGCAGCGGGAGAGAGCGGCGCCCAGCTAGAAGCAGAGGACAGCGCCGATCTCTGCGTCACTGCCGCGTGCGCCATGGGTTGGGTCGGGTCACCAGCAAAAAGCTGGAGACGCGGCCTGCGCATGGCGTACGGGGACGGCGGACGGACTGACGGAAGAGGGGAAAAAAGGAGGAGGGATCTGCCGAAAGTGCAGCGGCAGGTTGGCTATTGCTGGTGGTTACTACTGCTACGGCTGAATTTTGCATACGGGTTTACTGTCCTAGTGTGTGTGCACTACAGTGCACATCAGGTTGGATCGTGTGCTATAGCTGATCTTCCTGAGAATGAACGGGGGTGAGGTTATAGGTGCAAGGAGGCGGCAGAACCAGGGGGGCTAGGCACGCAGCAGCACACTTGCTGCCTGCTGGCTACTGACTGGGGCACGGTGTGAGCTACGGATCGAGTGATGAGTTGAGTTGGTTACCAGCTCGTTGCCGAGCTCAATGGCGGCGTCATGGTAGCTCCGCTTCTTGCCCTGGCTGCTGCCGCAGAAGACGCAGATCCTCTTGAACCTCGACTGCCTCATCGTCATGGGtggctgctgcagtgctgctacCTCCCTCCCTCTTGTGTGCTCctctttcttcctctctcactaCTCCGTGTACCCTCGCGTATTTATCTCTCTTTAGCTAGCTAGCCTCGGCTCTCCTCGCTCCCGTTGCCGCGCGCACAGTGCCTACTGTACCGCTGGCTATAGCTAGTGCAGGCGAGAAGCGCGCACTAGGATGAGAAGAGAAGATGGGCTCTGGCTCTCCTCGCAGCTGATGCCCGGCACCGAGAGTGCGCCACCATGGCTTATATAAAAGTGgggcgaggagagagaaagggccGAGGGCCGAGAGGGGTCggggtggcagcggcagcggcagcgttGTACGagtggagagagaggaagaaatgcatgcaca encodes the following:
- the LOC101754314 gene encoding probable cytokinin riboside 5'-monophosphate phosphoribohydrolase LOGL10, producing MTMRQSRFKRICVFCGSSQGKKRSYHDAAIELGNELVARSVDLVYGGGSIGLMGLVSQAVYDGGRHVIGVIPKTLMTPEISGETVGEVRPVADMHQRKAEMARQSDAFIALPGGYGTLEELLEVITWAQLGIHHKPVGLLNVDGYYNSLLTFIDKAVEEGFINPSARRIIVLAPTAQELMDKLEEYVPYHDRVASTLNWEMGHLGY